The Campylobacter sp. CNRCH_2014_0184h DNA window TTTTGGATAATCATATCTACATTGATATTTTCATTTGCTAAAGTCCCAAAAATTTCAGCAGCAATACCTGGCTTATCATCGATATTTCTTAAAGTAACCCTTGCTTGGTTTTTATCTAGTGCTATACCACTAACCAAAGCTTGTTCCATATTTTCCTCCTTAGTAATGATCGTACCTTCATTTTCATTAAAGCTACTTCTAGTAACTAATTTTACATTTAATTTTTTAGCAAGTTCTACAGAGCGATTTTGTAAAACCTTAGCTCCTAAACTTGCAAGCTCTAGCATTTCTTCATAAGAAATTTTATCTAGCTTTTTAGCCTTTGGCTCAATTCTAGGATCGGTAGTATATACCCCATCTACATCAGTATAAATTTCACATAAATCAGCATTTAAAGCTCCCGCTAGTGCTACCGCACTTAAGTCACTTCCACCACGCCCCAAAGTAGTAACATTACCCATTTTGTCAATACCTTGAAAGCCAGCAACTACTACGATATATCCCTCATCTAAGGCTTTGTTAATATTTGTAGTATCAATGTGTTCTATTCTTGCTTTAGTATAAACATCATCTGTGATAATTCCTGCATTGCGTCCGGAAAATGCAGTAGCTTTTAAACCCATTTCATTTAATGCAATAGCAAGCAAAGATGAAGTCACGCGTTCGCCACTACTTAAAAGCATATCCATCTCACGACCTGAAGGATTTTTACTAAAATGGTGAGCAAAATCAATAAGTTCATTAGTAACCCCACTCATCGCTGAAACTACCACAACTAACTTATCACAAGTTTTTTTACTTTTTGCTACTCTTTTAGCAACTTCATCAATACGCTCAAGCGTTCCTACACTTGTTCCCCCATATTTTTGTACGACCAGCATTAAATATACCCCCTTTCTTTAAAATATTTTAAAACCTTAATATATATAGGTTTTTTAAAATGGTTAATCATATCATAAACATCTTCTAATGAAGCAAATTTATAAGCATCAAATTCAGGATTTTTAGTGTTTAGATTAATGATAGCTTTATTTTTCAATCTAACCAAAAAATATTTTTGGCTTTGACCATCATAAGGATACATTTTTTGTGCAACCTTAGTTGGAAAATCATAATTAATCCACTCAGGATATTCAGCTAAAATTTCAACCTCATCTGTGCCTATTTCTTCTTTTAACTCTCTAAATAATGCACTTTTAACTTCTTCTTCCTCATCTATACCACCTTGAGGAAATTGCCATATATCTTCCATATCATTGCGTTTAGCAAGTAAAATTTTACATTCAAAAGGATAAGCTGATGATAGTACAACAGCGGCTACATTTGGCCTATATTTTTTTTCTTTTTCCATGATTTTCTTATCCTTGACTTTTTAATAATATAATTCTAACAAAAAAATACGAATTTATAATCACATTTTAAAGAAGTTTTATGCATTTATACATACATATACCATTTTGTGAAAGCAAGTGTTTTTATTGTTCTTTTACTTCACTTAAGAAAAAGGACTTTGAAAAAGATTATTTAAATGCTTTAACGCAAGATATAAAATATCAACTAAATTTTTTCAAACTTGATAAAAATTCCATAAAGACTGTTTTTATAGGTGGTGGAACGCCTAGTTTAATGGATGCTAGTTTTTATGAAAAAATATTTATTTTTATACAAAGTTATTTACAAAAAGATAGTGAAATTAGTATAGAAGCAAACCCCAACTCGAGTAATTTTTCTTGGCTTAAAGAGATAAAAAATTTAGGTTTTAATCGTATTTCTTTTGGAGTGCAAAGTTTTCATGAAAAAAAATTACAATTTCTTGGGCGTATTCATGATCAAAAAAGTATTTTTACTAGTATAGAAAATGCAAAAAAAGCAGGATTTAATAATATCAATCTAGACTTAATTTACGATACAAAACTTGATGATAAAAAAATGCTTGATTATGAAATTTCCAAACTTACTCTGCTTGATATTAACCATGTGAGCGCTTATAATCTAACCATAGAAGAAAAGACAAGATTTGCTAAAAAATTTCATTTTAAAAA harbors:
- a CDS encoding RNA pyrophosphohydrolase, whose protein sequence is MEKEKKYRPNVAAVVLSSAYPFECKILLAKRNDMEDIWQFPQGGIDEEEEVKSALFRELKEEIGTDEVEILAEYPEWINYDFPTKVAQKMYPYDGQSQKYFLVRLKNKAIINLNTKNPEFDAYKFASLEDVYDMINHFKKPIYIKVLKYFKERGYI
- the hemW gene encoding radical SAM family heme chaperone HemW; translation: MHLYIHIPFCESKCFYCSFTSLKKKDFEKDYLNALTQDIKYQLNFFKLDKNSIKTVFIGGGTPSLMDASFYEKIFIFIQSYLQKDSEISIEANPNSSNFSWLKEIKNLGFNRISFGVQSFHEKKLQFLGRIHDQKSIFTSIENAKKAGFNNINLDLIYDTKLDDKKMLDYEISKLTLLDINHVSAYNLTIEEKTRFAKKFHFKKNAPRLAKHFIKAIEILGYKQYEISNFGQICKHNLAYWQGKDYIGCGLSAVGFLKNQRFYTKKSLKDYITNPCFREIENLNSKDLRLEHIFLGLRSIIGVDETKLEPLEKEKAIFLSKKGKLVYKNGIFYNTNYLLSDELALYIST
- a CDS encoding aspartate kinase, producing the protein MLVVQKYGGTSVGTLERIDEVAKRVAKSKKTCDKLVVVVSAMSGVTNELIDFAHHFSKNPSGREMDMLLSSGERVTSSLLAIALNEMGLKATAFSGRNAGIITDDVYTKARIEHIDTTNINKALDEGYIVVVAGFQGIDKMGNVTTLGRGGSDLSAVALAGALNADLCEIYTDVDGVYTTDPRIEPKAKKLDKISYEEMLELASLGAKVLQNRSVELAKKLNVKLVTRSSFNENEGTIITKEENMEQALVSGIALDKNQARVTLRNIDDKPGIAAEIFGTLANENINVDMIIQNVGLDGATNLGFTVPENELDLATNAMKKVLGANANIETDSAVVKVSVVGVGMKSHSGVASAAFKALANENINIQMISTSEIKISVIVHEKYGELAVRVLHEVYKLDI